From Xylocopilactobacillus apis, a single genomic window includes:
- a CDS encoding EbsA family protein, translated as MYCKINLSFLHKQSRCIIKFNYRPSLPLQIFHWAVISIFLFISFVFQMEYTYLNWPTVAFLIVFIVLSFIEATRYSMVINTDEEKITKYSLYQWVTKEEVFSNLAEVVFYQKYMIIKFKDDSWCLYFKKEDLSSLKSFFKSQKIKIIESKQNKVFDQFFEQK; from the coding sequence ATTTATTGTAAAATAAATTTATCATTTTTACATAAGCAAAGCAGGTGTATTATCAAATTTAATTATCGTCCTAGTTTACCACTACAAATATTTCATTGGGCAGTGATCAGTATTTTTTTATTTATTTCATTTGTTTTTCAAATGGAATATACGTATTTAAATTGGCCGACAGTTGCCTTTTTAATTGTATTTATTGTCCTGTCTTTTATTGAAGCTACACGCTATTCAATGGTAATTAATACTGATGAAGAAAAAATTACCAAATACAGTTTGTATCAGTGGGTAACTAAAGAAGAAGTTTTTTCTAATTTAGCTGAGGTTGTTTTTTATCAGAAATATATGATTATCAAATTTAAAGATGATTCATGGTGCTTATATTTTAAAAAAGAAGATCTTAGTTCGCTTAAAAGTTTTTTTAAGAGTCAAAAAATCAAAATCATTGAATCAAAACAAAATAAAGTTTTCGATCAATTTTTTGAACAAAAATAA
- the lspA gene encoding signal peptidase II — translation MSNKIKSLIIFVVVLLDQLLKYFVKTSIATGAELKMIPGVISLTNIKNSGAAWSLWEGKTWIFIIVTIIFIPFAVYFLFFKKYQSKWFNVGLSLILGGTIGNFIDRIFQKQVIDMLMLKFMDFPIFNLADTAINIGVLCLIIYLFQSGKENTVE, via the coding sequence ATGAGTAATAAAATTAAATCTTTGATCATTTTTGTTGTGGTATTGCTCGATCAGCTCTTGAAATATTTTGTGAAAACAAGTATTGCAACAGGTGCTGAATTAAAAATGATTCCGGGTGTTATTTCGCTTACTAATATTAAAAATTCTGGCGCTGCCTGGAGTCTTTGGGAAGGCAAAACCTGGATTTTTATTATTGTTACGATTATTTTTATTCCATTTGCTGTTTACTTTTTATTTTTTAAGAAATACCAGAGTAAATGGTTCAACGTGGGACTTTCATTAATTTTAGGTGGGACGATTGGTAACTTTATTGACCGGATTTTTCAAAAACAGGTTATTGATATGTTGATGCTTAAATTTATGGATTTTCCTATTTTTAATCTTGCCGATACGGCAATAAATATCGGGGTTCTTTGTTTGATCATTTATCTTTTTCAAAGCGGAAAGGAAAACACTGTTGAATAA
- a CDS encoding bifunctional pyr operon transcriptional regulator/uracil phosphoribosyltransferase, which translates to MVKKIINSITLKRSITRIAVEIIEENNNYKNNLIFVGIEEAGNEIAKRLAGAINDLEDVTIPVLTLDEIIKQNVDVKEKIVILITKVVSKGWLVEQAINKILSLGKPKAIQLAVLIDRGHRELPIGANYIGKNVPTSKSEFVEVHLNELDGEDAVYLK; encoded by the coding sequence ATGGTTAAAAAAATAATTAATTCAATTACTTTAAAACGTTCAATTACGAGAATTGCGGTTGAAATAATTGAAGAGAACAATAATTACAAAAATAACTTAATTTTTGTTGGCATTGAAGAAGCAGGTAATGAAATTGCGAAAAGATTGGCTGGAGCAATTAATGATCTGGAAGATGTTACAATTCCGGTTTTGACATTAGATGAAATAATCAAACAAAACGTTGATGTTAAAGAAAAAATTGTAATTTTAATAACTAAAGTTGTGTCTAAAGGCTGGTTAGTTGAACAAGCAATCAATAAAATTTTGTCTTTAGGAAAACCTAAAGCAATTCAACTGGCGGTTTTAATCGATCGTGGTCATCGTGAATTGCCAATTGGTGCCAATTACATTGGCAAAAATGTACCTACTTCAAAATCTGAATTTGTAGAAGTCCACTTAAATGAACTTGATGGAGAAGATGCTGTTTATCTAAAATGA
- a CDS encoding RluA family pseudouridine synthase has translation MNKISISKESGRLDKILNEKLELSRSQIQRLISEGNITLNGKSTKANVKPKEGDLIEVSEVERPPLKAEPEDIPLDIVYEDDDVLVVNKPAGMVVHPASGHFHGTLVNALMYHTNLAENDNAFRPGIVHRIDKDTSGLLMVAKSELALQSLSDQLKKKETLRKYYALVSGRITEDEGTIDAPLDRDPKNRLKRAVIAGGKSAVTHFFVEKRYDNFTFISCKLETGRTHQIRVHLKYIGHPVVGDPLYGSKETIKMHNGQLLHAGVLGFIHPRTKEFLSFSSPLPAYFEEILNTLE, from the coding sequence TTGAATAAAATCTCGATTTCAAAAGAATCCGGTCGGTTAGACAAAATTTTAAATGAGAAATTAGAACTTTCAAGAAGCCAAATTCAACGCTTAATTAGTGAAGGCAATATTACATTAAATGGTAAATCTACCAAAGCTAATGTTAAGCCAAAAGAGGGTGATTTGATTGAAGTTAGTGAAGTTGAAAGGCCACCTTTAAAGGCAGAACCAGAAGACATCCCACTCGATATTGTTTATGAGGATGATGACGTTCTTGTAGTCAATAAGCCAGCTGGCATGGTTGTTCACCCAGCCAGCGGTCACTTTCACGGAACCTTAGTTAATGCTTTAATGTATCACACTAATTTAGCTGAAAATGATAATGCTTTTCGACCGGGAATTGTCCATCGTATTGATAAAGATACAAGTGGGCTTTTGATGGTAGCTAAATCTGAATTAGCCTTGCAAAGTCTCAGCGATCAGCTTAAAAAGAAAGAAACTCTTCGCAAATATTATGCTTTAGTTAGCGGCAGAATAACTGAAGACGAGGGAACGATCGATGCACCGCTTGATCGGGATCCCAAGAATCGGCTTAAGCGAGCGGTTATTGCTGGTGGTAAATCTGCGGTAACTCATTTTTTTGTTGAAAAAAGATATGATAATTTTACTTTTATAAGTTGTAAACTAGAAACAGGCCGTACTCATCAAATTAGAGTTCATCTTAAATATATCGGTCATCCCGTAGTAGGAGATCCCTTATATGGATCAAAAGAGACAATCAAAATGCATAATGGCCAGTTATTACACGCAGGAGTCTTGGGATTTATTCACCCTCGAACCAAAGAGTTTCTTAGTTTTAGTTCTCCGTTACCTGCTTATTTTGAAGAAATTTTAAATACCTTGGAGTAA
- a CDS encoding formate--tetrahydrofolate ligase: MDELKIAREAKKEPIEKICTELGIEREDYEPYGNYIAKVKIPSQSVKNDKLILVTAMNSTPAGEGKTTLSIGLADAMNSLGYKTVLALREPSMGPVMGRKGGATGGGYSQIVPRAEIDLHFTGDFHALQIANNTLAALIDNDIYQGNPHQLDPKSIIFTRILDVNDRALRETIIGLGSKVNGVIRPDQFEITAASELMAILCLAKDYVDLKERIGKILVGYTYEGNPVTVKELGFVGPVAAILSSAIRPNLVQTLDHNPAFVHGGPFANIAHGANSILATKLALKYGDYAITEAGFGSDLGAEKFIDLVSRKLEVTPKVIVIVASIRSLKFQVQGSMDQILEENIDDVKKGYANLQQHIQNLTSTGIKVVVGINKFYTDTDDEFKALTELLDQDQFKWAICETYEKGAAGGKDLAEIVHSLVEEKPEKVKRFYELNDTLEEKIEKVAKKVYRSEQVEYSTAAKKAIKQLKDNHWDQLPICIAKTPQSFSDDANVLGAPRGFTLHIRDIKPKLGAGFIVVYTGKILTMPGLPKEPEALNIDLDQDGNITGPV; this comes from the coding sequence TTGGATGAATTAAAAATTGCCCGTGAGGCAAAAAAAGAACCAATCGAGAAAATCTGTACTGAACTTGGAATTGAAAGAGAAGATTATGAACCTTATGGCAATTATATTGCTAAAGTAAAGATTCCATCGCAAAGCGTTAAGAATGATAAATTAATTCTAGTTACGGCGATGAATTCAACACCAGCAGGCGAAGGAAAAACGACTCTTTCAATTGGACTCGCTGACGCCATGAATTCTTTAGGCTATAAGACCGTTTTAGCCTTGCGCGAGCCTTCTATGGGACCAGTAATGGGACGAAAAGGCGGAGCAACCGGCGGGGGATACTCACAAATTGTTCCTCGTGCAGAAATTGATTTACATTTTACTGGTGATTTCCACGCTCTCCAAATTGCCAATAATACTTTAGCAGCTCTTATTGATAACGATATTTATCAGGGAAATCCTCATCAATTGGATCCAAAATCAATCATTTTCACGCGAATTTTAGACGTTAATGATCGTGCTTTAAGAGAAACTATTATTGGTCTTGGCAGTAAAGTAAACGGAGTTATCAGACCAGATCAGTTTGAAATTACCGCTGCCAGTGAGTTGATGGCGATCCTTTGTTTAGCGAAAGATTATGTTGATCTTAAAGAGCGAATTGGCAAGATCTTAGTTGGCTATACGTATGAAGGAAATCCCGTCACAGTTAAAGAATTAGGATTTGTCGGACCAGTGGCTGCTATTTTATCGAGTGCAATACGTCCTAATTTAGTTCAAACGCTCGATCATAATCCAGCGTTTGTTCACGGAGGACCATTTGCAAATATTGCGCACGGTGCTAATAGCATTTTAGCAACCAAATTAGCATTAAAATATGGTGACTATGCAATTACTGAAGCAGGATTTGGTTCTGACCTCGGAGCAGAGAAGTTTATTGATCTTGTTTCTCGTAAATTAGAAGTCACTCCAAAAGTGATTGTTATCGTTGCTAGTATCCGTTCTTTGAAGTTCCAAGTCCAAGGCTCAATGGATCAAATTCTTGAAGAGAATATTGACGATGTCAAAAAAGGATATGCTAATTTACAGCAGCACATTCAAAATTTGACTAGTACGGGCATCAAAGTAGTAGTTGGCATCAACAAATTTTACACTGATACAGATGATGAATTTAAAGCGTTAACTGAACTTTTAGATCAAGATCAATTTAAATGGGCAATTTGTGAAACTTACGAAAAAGGAGCTGCCGGTGGTAAAGATCTCGCTGAAATTGTTCACTCCTTAGTTGAAGAAAAACCTGAAAAAGTTAAACGATTCTATGAATTAAACGATACTCTCGAAGAAAAAATTGAAAAAGTGGCCAAAAAAGTTTATCGCTCTGAGCAAGTTGAATATAGTACAGCTGCTAAAAAGGCAATTAAACAGCTAAAAGATAATCATTGGGATCAGCTGCCAATTTGTATTGCCAAAACGCCACAGTCTTTTAGTGATGATGCAAATGTTCTTGGTGCACCACGCGGTTTTACATTACACATCAGAGACATTAAGCCAAAACTTGGTGCCGGCTTCATTGTTGTTTATACTGGCAAGATTTTAACTATGCCGGGACTTCCAAAGGAACCTGAGGCTCTTAACATTGATCTTGATCAAGACGGAAATATTACTGGACCGGTTTAA
- a CDS encoding glycosyltransferase gives MENSNKEQNFVSLVAYVHNNKNLIKDFYEEMNGFLKSKFLNYEIIFVDDASTDGSIDELKSVVSTENGGSLSIITMSYFQGKEKSLNAGSDLALGDFVYEFDSVFINYKIDVLWQMYEAALGNNDIVVASEKNSERFMSKMFYFVFNHFANIQYEIGTERMRLVSRRAINRVKMLNEYSMYSKATYANSGLNRKTISYEATIHVNKKKLSRNQNRFSHALNNLILFTNFFYRFSLFLSILMLLLTIFAVIYTLVLYLSGNAVTGWSTTMLYISFGFFGIFLFFTIVIKYLDLLVRMNFSHQDYLVKDVDKFR, from the coding sequence ATGGAAAATAGTAATAAAGAACAAAACTTCGTTTCTCTCGTTGCATATGTTCATAACAACAAAAATTTGATTAAAGATTTTTACGAGGAAATGAACGGCTTTTTAAAAAGTAAGTTTTTAAATTATGAAATAATATTCGTTGATGATGCTTCCACTGACGGCAGTATCGATGAGCTGAAATCGGTTGTTTCTACTGAAAATGGGGGATCTTTAAGTATTATTACCATGAGTTATTTTCAGGGTAAAGAAAAATCCCTTAATGCTGGTTCTGATTTAGCTTTAGGCGACTTTGTTTATGAGTTTGATTCCGTGTTCATTAATTATAAAATCGATGTTCTTTGGCAAATGTATGAAGCAGCCCTTGGTAACAATGATATCGTTGTCGCTTCTGAAAAAAATAGTGAGCGATTTATGTCGAAGATGTTTTATTTTGTCTTTAATCATTTTGCTAATATTCAATATGAAATCGGCACGGAACGAATGCGTCTTGTTTCTAGGAGAGCTATTAATCGGGTCAAGATGTTAAATGAATACTCGATGTACAGTAAGGCAACCTATGCTAACTCAGGCTTAAACCGCAAAACTATTTCTTATGAAGCTACAATTCATGTCAATAAGAAAAAGCTTTCTCGTAACCAAAATCGATTCTCACATGCTTTAAATAATCTAATTTTGTTTACTAATTTCTTCTATCGTTTTTCTTTATTTTTATCTATTTTAATGCTGTTATTAACAATTTTTGCGGTAATATATACATTAGTTTTATATTTATCAGGAAATGCTGTAACCGGTTGGTCGACGACGATGTTATACATTTCGTTTGGATTTTTCGGAATTTTTCTATTTTTTACAATCGTTATCAAGTATCTTGATTTACTGGTAAGAATGAATTTTTCGCATCAAGATTATTTGGTTAAAGACGTTGATAAATTCCGATAA
- the cls gene encoding cardiolipin synthase, with protein MRIFIYVLIAIVLINTILSIFVVMRTPRDIAATWAWLLVLILLPVVGLTLYMFFGRGMSKTKISRIQDSYSQGISNALDRQKALITKKSHKFPADIEQLVNLFFSLNASPVLTSEKPQIFTKSKDFFDELFELIDGAEESIYVEFYTIYADKVGHKFRDALIKKVQQGVKVYVIYDGWGSMGVFRHFWLPLRKAGGNVELFFSSRYVITDFRLNYRNHRKIVVVDEKVGLIGGFNIGDQYLGLKKKFGNWRDTHILVEGEAVRALTVRFIMDYNATVDRKKWLEYPQIISTHEIANPISRSNTYMQLVTSGPDERIDQIEMGLIKLVSTAKKRIWLQTPYLVPSDSFSDALVSAAKSGIDVRIMIPSFPDHPFIYRATQYYAKYFYDIGVKIYIYNNGFLHAKTSIFDDMVSTIGSANIDIRSFKLNFEATEFIYGEKFNDELAKTFLDDIKECTELNDEVINNQSGWEHFKQDFSRLLSPIL; from the coding sequence GTGCGGATATTCATTTATGTTTTAATTGCCATTGTGCTTATCAATACAATCCTTTCAATATTTGTTGTCATGCGTACGCCTAGAGATATTGCTGCAACTTGGGCCTGGTTATTGGTTTTAATATTACTGCCGGTTGTAGGATTAACCCTTTACATGTTTTTCGGACGTGGGATGTCTAAAACTAAAATCAGCCGAATTCAAGACAGCTACTCGCAAGGTATCAGCAATGCACTAGACAGACAAAAAGCCTTAATCACCAAAAAAAGTCATAAATTTCCAGCTGACATTGAACAGCTCGTAAACCTATTCTTTAGTTTAAATGCCTCGCCAGTTTTAACATCTGAAAAGCCTCAAATCTTTACTAAAAGTAAAGATTTCTTCGATGAACTTTTTGAACTCATTGACGGAGCAGAAGAATCAATATACGTTGAATTTTACACTATTTACGCTGATAAAGTTGGACATAAATTCCGTGACGCCTTGATTAAAAAAGTCCAGCAAGGCGTTAAAGTTTACGTAATCTATGATGGCTGGGGGTCAATGGGAGTTTTTCGTCACTTCTGGCTCCCGCTTCGAAAAGCCGGAGGAAATGTTGAACTCTTCTTCTCTTCCCGTTATGTTATCACTGATTTTCGTTTAAATTATCGAAATCACCGTAAAATTGTCGTTGTTGATGAAAAAGTCGGATTAATTGGCGGTTTTAATATTGGAGATCAGTATCTAGGTCTTAAAAAGAAGTTTGGTAACTGGCGGGACACTCATATTCTCGTAGAAGGTGAAGCCGTTCGAGCTCTGACTGTTAGATTTATTATGGATTATAATGCAACCGTTGATCGTAAAAAATGGCTTGAGTATCCTCAAATTATTTCAACGCACGAAATTGCCAATCCAATTAGTAGAAGTAACACTTATATGCAGTTAGTCACGAGCGGTCCTGATGAAAGGATTGACCAAATTGAAATGGGATTAATTAAATTAGTTTCAACAGCCAAAAAGAGAATTTGGCTCCAGACTCCTTATTTGGTACCAAGCGACAGTTTCTCCGATGCTCTTGTCAGTGCTGCTAAATCAGGCATTGACGTGAGAATCATGATTCCAAGTTTTCCCGATCATCCATTTATTTATCGTGCAACCCAATATTATGCTAAATATTTTTATGATATTGGAGTTAAAATCTATATTTACAACAACGGATTTCTCCACGCTAAAACCTCAATTTTTGACGATATGGTGTCAACAATTGGTTCGGCAAATATCGATATTCGTTCTTTTAAGCTAAACTTTGAAGCAACTGAATTTATTTACGGCGAAAAGTTCAATGATGAACTTGCAAAAACATTCTTAGATGATATTAAAGAATGTACTGAATTAAATGACGAAGTTATAAATAATCAGAGTGGTTGGGAGCATTTCAAGCAAGACTTTTCAAGACTATTGTCACCAATTCTTTAA
- a CDS encoding carbamoyl phosphate synthase small subunit — protein sequence MKKYLILNDGSTFEGDSFGSDSVGTGRLVFNLVNNNVTESLTTPHNFGSIVVSSDPIVGIREIETMDLQSLETNIKGFIVNSFLTINRPEGINLDRYLKEKNIPGIYNVNVHKLIEHLKDVKEMDATIIDYVDDHAFDQLRAFVNPNNLTDFVSTKGPYLIPGIKKTVVVLDLGLKTNLYRSLVEAGLNCVVLPHDSSVETIDSYHPSGIIITNGPGNVTELASLIDEIVDLSEKYSILGIGLGQELIAKAFEINSFEKEQIPRYETQFVVERSTGEVSQVRDDSNYEIPFNEKIKKIAFVLFTDVNRQQVKAFRIRKHNVIGISFDLEYAGSGRNYLLDEFIENLA from the coding sequence ATGAAAAAGTATTTAATTTTAAACGATGGATCAACTTTTGAGGGTGATTCATTTGGCAGTGATTCGGTAGGGACCGGGCGCCTAGTATTTAATTTGGTTAATAATAACGTTACGGAATCTTTAACCACCCCTCATAATTTTGGATCTATTGTTGTTTCAAGTGATCCGATTGTGGGAATTAGAGAAATTGAAACCATGGATTTACAATCCTTAGAAACAAACATTAAAGGTTTTATTGTTAATAGCTTTTTAACGATTAACCGCCCAGAAGGCATAAATTTAGACCGTTATCTAAAAGAGAAAAACATTCCGGGAATTTATAACGTAAACGTTCATAAATTAATTGAGCATCTTAAAGACGTCAAGGAAATGGATGCAACGATTATCGATTATGTAGATGATCACGCTTTTGATCAATTAAGGGCTTTTGTTAATCCTAATAATCTAACGGACTTTGTTTCTACAAAGGGACCTTATTTAATCCCCGGTATCAAAAAAACGGTGGTTGTTTTAGATTTGGGCTTAAAAACCAATTTATATCGTTCTTTAGTTGAAGCAGGGCTCAATTGTGTGGTTTTACCCCACGATTCCTCAGTTGAAACTATTGATTCTTATCATCCTTCGGGAATTATTATTACTAACGGTCCAGGCAACGTAACAGAATTAGCATCGTTAATTGATGAAATAGTTGACTTGTCTGAAAAGTATTCTATTTTAGGAATTGGGTTAGGACAGGAATTAATTGCTAAAGCTTTTGAAATTAATTCTTTTGAAAAAGAACAGATTCCGCGTTATGAAACTCAATTTGTAGTTGAAAGATCAACTGGCGAAGTTTCTCAGGTAAGAGATGATTCAAACTATGAAATCCCTTTTAATGAAAAAATAAAGAAAATTGCTTTTGTTCTTTTTACAGATGTTAATCGTCAACAGGTTAAGGCTTTTAGAATTCGTAAACATAATGTAATTGGAATTTCTTTTGATCTAGAATATGCCGGAAGCGGAAGAAATTACCTCTTAGATGAGTTTATTGAGAATCTAGCCTGA
- the gpsB gene encoding cell division regulator GpsB translates to MQETSQNRSETENEFSIKLNPREIADKNFDTRLRGFDKDQVNEFLDDVIKDYENYIQEVDRLTRENQRLIRRADELSKQLTVAKQTGGMNKNSAVTNYDILKRISNLERKVFGLKLDNSD, encoded by the coding sequence ATGCAAGAGACAAGTCAAAATCGTTCAGAAACAGAGAATGAATTTTCTATTAAACTAAATCCCCGCGAAATCGCCGATAAAAATTTTGATACCAGATTACGTGGTTTTGATAAAGATCAGGTTAATGAGTTTTTAGATGATGTCATTAAAGACTATGAAAATTATATTCAGGAAGTTGATCGGCTGACCCGTGAGAATCAACGCTTAATTCGTAGAGCTGATGAATTAAGCAAACAATTGACCGTTGCTAAACAAACAGGCGGCATGAACAAAAATAGTGCGGTCACAAATTATGATATTTTAAAGAGAATTTCTAATCTTGAAAGAAAAGTTTTCGGTCTGAAACTGGATAATTCTGATTAA
- a CDS encoding FAD-dependent oxidoreductase: MKHYDKIIIGGGLYGLYSAWLTGKQGNQKILLIEKDPEPFMRATYINQARVHMGYHYPRSISTAIKSKKYFDRFVEDFDFAILKTFDQIYATSSHFSWTNKDEFKKFCSDAGIFCEEMPRENYFNPEMCDGAFLTKEYTFDAHIIRDFFLKEIAQFPNVEMLFSAKITAIKQLDSHFEVSLADGKEFDTDFILNSSYAGVNEVHSLLGYQPFQIKYEKCEIILVEVNDLLKDKGLTVMDGPFFSLMPFGKTGLHSLTAVTFTPHETSYDNLPTFPCQARSNGYCSPEDLGNCNDCPVRPLTAYLYMRSIAKKYIKDEYEFKYKKSLFSMKPILKASEIDDSRPTVVKVMNESPMFVSVLSGKINTVYDLDKVLLNGK; encoded by the coding sequence TTGAAACATTACGACAAAATAATCATTGGCGGCGGACTATACGGACTTTATTCCGCATGGCTAACGGGAAAACAGGGTAATCAGAAGATCTTACTGATTGAAAAGGATCCCGAACCTTTTATGCGTGCTACATATATCAATCAAGCACGAGTCCATATGGGGTATCATTATCCACGTTCTATTTCTACTGCCATTAAATCTAAAAAGTATTTTGATCGTTTTGTTGAAGATTTTGATTTTGCAATTTTAAAGACTTTTGATCAAATTTATGCCACCTCATCTCACTTTAGTTGGACTAATAAGGATGAATTTAAAAAATTCTGCAGCGATGCCGGGATTTTTTGCGAGGAAATGCCAAGGGAAAATTATTTTAATCCTGAGATGTGCGACGGAGCGTTTTTGACGAAAGAGTATACATTTGACGCTCATATTATTCGTGACTTTTTCTTAAAAGAAATTGCTCAATTTCCAAACGTTGAGATGCTTTTCTCGGCTAAAATTACTGCTATTAAACAGTTAGATTCTCATTTCGAAGTTTCTTTAGCTGATGGCAAAGAATTTGATACGGATTTTATTTTGAATTCTTCTTATGCTGGAGTTAACGAGGTTCATAGTCTCTTAGGATATCAGCCTTTTCAAATTAAATACGAAAAATGTGAAATTATTCTGGTCGAGGTTAACGATTTATTAAAAGATAAAGGGTTAACTGTCATGGACGGGCCATTTTTCTCCTTGATGCCATTTGGCAAAACCGGACTTCATTCACTGACGGCAGTAACTTTTACTCCTCATGAAACAAGTTATGATAATCTTCCAACCTTCCCTTGTCAGGCAAGGAGCAATGGTTATTGTTCACCTGAGGACTTAGGCAATTGCAATGATTGTCCGGTTCGGCCTTTAACTGCTTATCTTTATATGCGTTCAATTGCCAAAAAGTATATTAAAGATGAATATGAGTTTAAGTATAAAAAGTCGCTGTTTTCAATGAAGCCAATTTTAAAAGCTTCAGAAATTGATGACAGTAGGCCAACTGTTGTAAAGGTAATGAATGAAAGTCCAATGTTTGTTAGTGTTTTATCAGGAAAAATAAATACAGTTTATGATTTAGATAAGGTCTTGTTAAATGGAAAATAG
- a CDS encoding THUMP domain-containing class I SAM-dependent RNA methyltransferase — MKLVANVASGIESITKRELIDLGYDPKPENGKIYFEGEYEDVAKTNLWLRSADRIQIVLKEFKAHSFEELFDKIFEMSWEEIIPLNGQIIVNAKSKLSKLFSLSDIQAITKRAIIKKLQKIYHRSGRLPESGAVYSLSIRFEKNKAEVLLDTTGDSLFKRGYRIEKGVAPLKENMAASLIMLTNWHPDLPFVDPMTGSGTLAIEAALIGANIAPGLKRDFLFNHFDDVDSKILEDQKKAAKEAIDRSVKLEISASDIDQNMISMSEQNAHGAGIYNLIHFKQIALRDLDLPNEKGVIIVNPPYGKRMGEESQAKELYRQMGKKFIPLDKWSKYVITSDLDFEDYYGMKATKKRKLFNGAIRTDYFQFWGEN; from the coding sequence ATGAAATTAGTAGCAAATGTAGCTAGCGGCATCGAATCAATTACGAAAAGAGAACTAATTGATTTAGGATACGATCCTAAACCAGAAAATGGCAAAATTTACTTTGAAGGAGAATATGAAGACGTTGCTAAAACGAATCTTTGGCTTCGAAGTGCAGATCGAATTCAGATCGTTTTAAAGGAATTTAAAGCGCATTCTTTTGAAGAATTATTTGATAAAATTTTTGAAATGTCTTGGGAAGAGATAATTCCTTTAAATGGTCAAATTATTGTCAATGCGAAAAGCAAATTATCAAAACTATTTAGTCTTTCAGATATCCAAGCAATTACAAAACGTGCAATTATCAAAAAATTGCAGAAGATCTATCATCGTTCAGGAAGATTACCAGAATCTGGAGCAGTGTACAGTCTTAGTATCCGTTTTGAAAAAAACAAGGCTGAGGTTCTCTTAGATACTACCGGAGACAGTCTTTTTAAACGCGGATACCGAATCGAGAAAGGTGTCGCCCCGCTTAAAGAAAACATGGCAGCTAGTTTAATCATGTTAACTAATTGGCATCCGGACCTACCATTTGTTGATCCGATGACAGGTTCTGGGACATTAGCAATTGAAGCAGCTTTAATCGGTGCTAATATTGCTCCTGGTCTAAAGAGAGATTTTTTATTCAATCATTTTGACGATGTTGATTCTAAAATTTTAGAAGATCAGAAAAAAGCAGCCAAAGAAGCAATCGACCGCAGTGTTAAATTAGAAATATCAGCTAGTGATATTGATCAGAATATGATTTCTATGAGTGAGCAAAATGCGCACGGAGCAGGAATTTATAATTTAATTCATTTTAAACAGATTGCTCTTCGTGATTTAGACCTGCCAAATGAAAAAGGGGTTATTATCGTTAATCCTCCATATGGTAAAAGAATGGGAGAAGAATCGCAGGCAAAAGAACTTTACCGCCAAATGGGCAAGAAATTTATTCCGCTCGATAAATGGAGCAAATATGTGATTACAAGTGATTTAGATTTTGAAGATTACTATGGGATGAAAGCCACAAAAAAAAGGAAGTTATTTAACGGGGCAATTAGAACCGATTACTTCCAATTTTGGGGTGAAAATTAA